A genome region from Cyanobacteriota bacterium includes the following:
- the trpC gene encoding indole-3-glycerol phosphate synthase TrpC, with protein sequence MTILEEIVENKRQEVTKLEEFDELEDRIFDLSSDNSMPATRGFAKAIREAEGPALIAEVKKASPSKGIIKPDFDAAKIAKAYEDGGAHCLSVLTDSKYFQGSYENLIIASSEVAIPCLCKEFIVDPRQIAMARLMGADAILLIAAVLDDSEIEDFRYIANEFSMDVLLEVHTEAEMLRAIKLNHDLIGINNRDLTSFEVSLDTSSKLISKFKYDLGGVTLVTESGIHTKQDILILHNMGVKAFLVGESLVKQDDIRKAVENLLF encoded by the coding sequence ATGACCATCCTTGAAGAAATAGTTGAAAACAAACGCCAAGAAGTCACCAAACTTGAAGAGTTTGATGAATTGGAAGATAGAATCTTTGATTTGAGTTCTGATAATTCAATGCCTGCAACACGTGGTTTTGCAAAAGCAATTCGAGAGGCTGAGGGTCCGGCTTTGATTGCGGAAGTTAAAAAAGCAAGCCCAAGCAAAGGTATCATCAAGCCCGACTTTGACGCTGCCAAGATTGCCAAGGCATATGAAGATGGCGGAGCACATTGTCTTTCTGTGCTGACAGACTCAAAGTATTTTCAAGGTAGTTATGAGAATTTGATAATAGCTTCTTCTGAAGTTGCTATTCCATGTTTGTGCAAAGAGTTTATTGTTGATCCAAGACAGATTGCAATGGCTCGTTTGATGGGTGCTGATGCGATTCTTTTGATTGCTGCTGTGCTTGATGATTCTGAGATTGAAGACTTCCGTTATATAGCTAATGAATTTAGTATGGATGTTTTGCTTGAGGTTCACACTGAAGCAGAGATGCTTCGAGCAATCAAACTTAATCATGATTTGATTGGTATCAATAATAGAGACCTTACTAGTTTTGAAGTGAGCTTGGACACTAGTTCAAAATTGATTAGCAAATTCAAGTACGACCTTGGTGGAGTCACACTTGTCACTGAGTCAGGGATTCATACTAAGCAAGATATTTTGATCTTGCATAATATGGGTGTTAAGGCTTTTCTTGTAGGAGAGTCTCTAGTGAAGCAGGATGATATTCGCAAGGCTGTTGAGAACTTGCTTTTTTGA